Sequence from the Streptomyces sp. R33 genome:
CGGCGTCGGCGAGCTCGACCTCGTCCGGGTCCACAGCGTCTGCCGCCTCGACGATGTCGAGCGCGTCCTCGACGGACTCGTGGCTCGCGTTCAGGTTCGGGTCAGACACGGTGGCTGCTTCTTCCTGGATACAAAAGGTGGTCGAACATGCGAAAACGGGCGGCACCCATCAAGGCGCCGCCCTCCGCGGGGATCAGCCGAAGACGAACTTGATGGCTTCCTGGAACCCATAGTCAATCACGGTCACCAGACCGATCATGATGACGACGAAGACAATCACCACGGTGGTGTACGTCGTGAGCTGATTGCGCGTCGGCCAGACGACCTTGCGGAGCTCCGCGACGATCTGGCGGTAGAACAGTGCAAGCCGGCCCAGAGGACCCTTCTTCCCGCGCTTGCCGCCCTTCCGGGCCTTCTTCTCGCGGGTGTCGTCCTCGGCGTCAGGCATGTCGATGGAGCCCAGGGCGTCCGTCACGTCTCTCACCTGAATCCGGGTCGTGGCCGTAGCCGCGCCCGGTTGCGCCGCACGGCGTTGCATCGAAGTACGTACCTGCGCACACGTCCGAGAAGGAGTGTGGAGCAGGGCCGGAGGGACTCGAACCCCCAACCGCTGGTTTTGGAGACCAGTGCTCTACCAATTGAGCTACGACCCTTTGCGTCCCCCAACCTACCGCATCCAGACGGGTGCACGGAGTGCTCGCGTTCTGGAGTGACCGGCGGGGTCCAACGACAGGTGAGTGTACGTGGTCCG
This genomic interval carries:
- the secE gene encoding preprotein translocase subunit SecE, translated to MTDALGSIDMPDAEDDTREKKARKGGKRGKKGPLGRLALFYRQIVAELRKVVWPTRNQLTTYTTVVIVFVVIMIGLVTVIDYGFQEAIKFVFG